TGTATGGGACTATCCCCGTCCCCCTCGCTTGGAAGAAACAAACAAACACATTCAAATTATTTTCAATGGGGTAATCATCGCCGATACCCAAAATGCCAAACGGGTATTAGAAACTAGCCATCCTCCCTCTTATTACCTCCCCCCAGAAGATATCAGAATGGAATACCTATTTCTCACACCGCAATCTAGTTTTTGCGAGTGGAAAGGACGCGCTGGTTACTACACAATTCGGGTAGAAGATAAAGAAGTACAAAATGCAGCTTGGTATTACCCCAGCCCTACATCAGAATTTGCCTCAATTAAAGATCATGTAGCATTTTATGCCCATCTTATGGATGTTTGTTATGTGGATGGGGAAAAAGTAGAACCACAACCGGGTAACTTTTACGGTGGGTGGGTAACAAGCGATGTTGTAGGGCCGTTTAAAGGTATTCCCGGTAGTTGGGGCTGGTAATTAAAATTATGTTTTTTGAGCTAGATTGGGCAATTTGTGATTGTTATACCAACCAGACAGTAAAAAATGACCGTAATTGCCCAAAATAGAAAACTTTGGATTGAAGTTTATTACAAGATTTGCTATAAACGAGGCAACTTAAAAGTTTTGAAAGTCATCCACTTGCAAGTCTATCTGCGGTTGAGGCTTGTTTAGGTATATGCCGACATAAAGGCAAAATAGAAAATGCTGTAAAGTTATGTGAATTCAATTGCCATGACTTTATTTAAAGCTGTTGAGTTATTTAAACACTACATGATTTATATAATTAGTTCATAGGATTAATATTTATGGATAGAATTACATCTGGATTATTAAATACTTTTAGAAAACAGCTATCTCTACCTGAAGATTTAAATCAATCAGAGAGTTTTGAACACTTTGTTAATTATTACGTAATTTCTAAAGAATATAATTATCAATTTGAACTTGAAGACGTTCATGTTGGGGGAGGCGGAGATAAAGCGTTAGATGGAATAGCAATAATTGTTAATGGAAGTTTAATTAACTCAAAAGAAGAAATTGAAGAATTAGAGAAAAAGAACAAGTATTTAGATGTAGAATTTATATTAATACAATCCAAAACAAGTAGTAATTTTGATGCAGGCGAAATTGCAAAGTTTTTAATAGGAGCAAAAGACTTTTTTGATGAATATTCTTCATTGCCAACCAATCCTCATGTAAAAGATAAACGTCAACTAATGGAATTTATATATACAAAAAGTAGTTTTTTTAAAAATAGAAAACCTTTATGTAAATTATATTATGTTACAACTGGTAAATGGTTTGATGATCTACATTTAAAAGGAGTGATTGATAATCTGCGGAAAAGCCTTGATGAGATGGCAATTTTTGAAAGGATTATATTTAATCCTGTTGATGCTAATGGTATTCAAGATTTGTATAGATTAGCAAATAATAAAATATCACGAGAAATAAAGTTGGAAAAGCGCGTTACTATTCCTAAAATAGAAGATGTAAATCAAGCCTATATTGGTATTATACCAGCACAAGAATATTTAAAACTAATTACTGATGATGATGACAACATCATCAGAGGGCTATTCTACGATAATGTTCGAGGTTTTCAAGGGGAAAATGATGTAAACCAAGAAATTGAAGCAACGATTAAATCTAAAGAGAGTTTATTTTTTGTACTATATAATAATGGAATAACTCTTGTCGCTGAGGATGTGTATCCTGTAGGTGACTCTATTACTATTAGAGATTATCAAATTGTAAATGGATGCCAAACAAGCTACATTTTATATAATAGTAGAGAGTCTATAAAAGAAAATGATTCATTATACATACCAATTAAAATAATTGCTTTAGATCGTGATAGTAAATTAAAAAATAACATTATTAAAGCTAATAATCGACAAACACCTGTAAAACTTGAAGAATTAGAGGCTTTAACTGATTTTCAGAAAAACTTAGAGGAATACTATAATTCTATGCCAGAGGCAAAAAGGCTATATTACGAAAGAAGACCTCGCCAATTTAATGGAATAGATGATATTGAGAAAATAAGAATAGTAGATATACGATCTCAAATGAGATGTTTTGCTTCCATGTTTTTAAACCAAGCACACAATGCAGGAAGATATCATACAAGAATAGTAGAAGAAACAAAAAATAAAATATTCCTTCCTTCTCATCATGCAATAGGTTATTACGTTAGTGTTTATGCCAAGTTTTGTTTAGATGCTCTTTTCCGAAAAAACCAAATAGATGTTAAGTATAAACCATTTAAATATCATATGCTTGATATTTTAAGGATGCAAGTTTCAGGTAAAACAATGCCAGATATGACATCCAATAGGTGTCTTAAATACTGTGAAACACTAGAGCAGGCATTATGGGATGAAACTAAATGCCGAGAAGTATTATTAAATACTACTGTAGTTATTGATAAGGCTGTAAACGAAAATTATGATCGAGATGAAGCAAAAACTATTGGATTCCTAAACAAAATTAAAAGCTTAATTTAAATAATTTATTATTTAGACGCAAGTAAAAATAAAAGTTCTACTCAAATAATAGTAAAACTCTAATCAAACAAAGTTTTTCCGAACCAATCGCCCCAAATGTATAAATTTTATAAACTAATTAGCTTAACGCTTCCCTCAATAATTCCTTGTGCATGAAAGCGCCATTAACCAAAGATTGGATTTTTTCAGATGATAAAGGTTGACCATTAGTGTAATACTCTAACCAAGTTTGAGCGATCGCATCCGCATCATCTGGAATATTAGCTAAATCCCACCCTGGTATTGCCAAATCTTCCATCAGACGATTTATCTTGGGGTCATAACTCAGGGCAAAACAACGACAACCCTCACTGGCTGCCATAATCAAACTGTGTAACCTCATACCGATCGCTAACTCTACACCAGGAAAAACACCTTTTAAAATCTGCGGATCTTCTAAACACAAAATCTTACTAA
Above is a genomic segment from Nostoc sp. MS1 containing:
- a CDS encoding DUF427 domain-containing protein: MHPQRIEPQPGQESVWDYPRPPRLEETNKHIQIIFNGVIIADTQNAKRVLETSHPPSYYLPPEDIRMEYLFLTPQSSFCEWKGRAGYYTIRVEDKEVQNAAWYYPSPTSEFASIKDHVAFYAHLMDVCYVDGEKVEPQPGNFYGGWVTSDVVGPFKGIPGSWGW
- a CDS encoding AIPR family protein is translated as MDRITSGLLNTFRKQLSLPEDLNQSESFEHFVNYYVISKEYNYQFELEDVHVGGGGDKALDGIAIIVNGSLINSKEEIEELEKKNKYLDVEFILIQSKTSSNFDAGEIAKFLIGAKDFFDEYSSLPTNPHVKDKRQLMEFIYTKSSFFKNRKPLCKLYYVTTGKWFDDLHLKGVIDNLRKSLDEMAIFERIIFNPVDANGIQDLYRLANNKISREIKLEKRVTIPKIEDVNQAYIGIIPAQEYLKLITDDDDNIIRGLFYDNVRGFQGENDVNQEIEATIKSKESLFFVLYNNGITLVAEDVYPVGDSITIRDYQIVNGCQTSYILYNSRESIKENDSLYIPIKIIALDRDSKLKNNIIKANNRQTPVKLEELEALTDFQKNLEEYYNSMPEAKRLYYERRPRQFNGIDDIEKIRIVDIRSQMRCFASMFLNQAHNAGRYHTRIVEETKNKIFLPSHHAIGYYVSVYAKFCLDALFRKNQIDVKYKPFKYHMLDILRMQVSGKTMPDMTSNRCLKYCETLEQALWDETKCREVLLNTTVVIDKAVNENYDRDEAKTIGFLNKIKSLI